In one window of Primulina tabacum isolate GXHZ01 chromosome 8, ASM2559414v2, whole genome shotgun sequence DNA:
- the LOC142553595 gene encoding ubiquitin C-terminal hydrolase 12-like isoform X2: MTAMYSPPHDKFWQLEDVDSLSSESGLEEETTPEEAGDVIGNCYGAPKETGNAAGNRTKDSCTTKFTWRIENVSRLQVNRLYSETFEVGDYKWRILIFLRGNKVDYLSVYLAVADSTILPSRWSRYVQFSFAIVNQVDHKHSIRKGTSQQFNAGVRDWGFESFMPLSKLYNPNRGYLYNDTIVVEAEVTAEEAIGYIFCDSKKETGYVGLKNQGATCYMNSLLQTLYHIPYFRKVVYHMPTTVHDKPSTSIPMALQSLFYKLQYSDENVSTKELTKSFGWDTNEAFLQCDVQEFNRVLCEKLEKRMERTVVEGEIRKLFEGHHMNIIECIDVDYRSCRIESFYDLQLDVKGCHDVYDSFDKYVAVEYLEGENKYHAEHYGLQDAKKGVLFRDFPPVLQLHLKRFEYDFVQNIMVKINDCYEFPLQLDLDIENYKYLSPEAEKSVRNLYTLYSVLVHRGDVHGGHYYAFIRPALSSQWYRFDDEHVTKEDMRKALEGLYGGEEEITPGIINALKVPFKFTKNSNAYMLVYVRESDKDKIMCSVDEKDVAEHLRERLKRELEKKEQQKKEKEDERLKREQEKNEHKKEKQDKRLKREQEKTEQQKKEEENAHLYTIVKVTSDDDFAEQIGRTVFFDLVDHDKVKGFRVLKSTPFSVFNEEVAKEFGVPVQLQRFWLWTKRENGTYRPAQPLTHLEETKTIEQLMEVLSCEVKTAELNLFLDLGQDLRQIPLPNKTEDDILLFFKLYDPETEDLRYAGRLYVKGIGTPADILTELNKMAGYAPDEEIKLFKEIKFEPTVICECINMKLTFKASQLVDGDIVCFQKSISVETCQLIQCPDVPTFLELQHNLQVVHFRSLNKPKDNKFSLQLSRLDTYDEVVGSVAQRLGVNDPSKIRLTSQDLSTQLPKPYHVKYRGVDNLLEMLLNDNHISDILYYEILDMYMPELQGLRTLKIAFFHAANNDMDINSLRLPKESTVGDILHCLRMTVELSHPNAELRLIEVFMHKIYKIFAVNESIESINDNYGTLRAEEICEEEKSLGPLDCLIRVYHFKSVEIEKQMQIHNFGVPFLLVIHENEVLSHVKIRVQKKLNVPDDELSKWKFAFVSDGRAEYLQDSDILFSRFQNCGSSVYCERHLGLEHLPLVKNQDLLHLRSL; the protein is encoded by the exons ATGACAGCCATGTATTCTCCGCCGCACGATAAG TTTTGGCAGCTAGAAGATGTGGACTCATTGTCTTCGGAATCTGGTTTGGAGGAAGAGACTACGCCTGAGGAAGCTGGCGACGTAATTGGAAATTGCTATGGAG CACCCAAAGAAACAGGTAATGCAGCAGGAAACCGAACAAAGGATTCTTGTACAACCAAGTTCACTTGGAGGATTGAAAATGTTTCTAGGTTGCAAGTGAATAGGCTCTACTCTGAAACTTTTGAAGTTGGTGATTATAAATG GAGGATTCTTATTTTTTTGAGGGGCAACAAAGTTGATTATCTGTCCGTGTATCTGGCTGTTGCTGATTCTACTATTTTACCATCTCGCTGGAGTAGATACGTTCAGTTCAGTTTCGCCATTGTTAATCAAGTTGATCACAAACACTCCATCAGAAAAG GTACATCACAACAGTTCAATGCTGGAGTACGAGATTGGGGTTTTGAATCCTTTATGCCACTCAGTAAGCTTTATAATCCAAATAGAGGTTATCTTTACAATGATACCATTGTTGTTGAAGCTGAGGTCACTGCCGAGGAAGCCATAGGTTACATCTTCTGTGACTCAAAGAAGGAAACTGGTTACGTAGGACTAAAAAACCAAGGGGCTACTTGTTATATGAACTCTCTTCTGCAAACTTTATACCATATTCCCTATTTCAGAAAG GTTGTGTATCACATGCCAACTACTGTTCATGATAAACCATCCACGAGTATCCCTATGGCTCTTCAGAGTTTATTTTACAAGCTTCAATACAGTGATGAAAATGTTTCAACAAAGGAGTTGACCAAATCCTTTGGTTGGGACACAAACGAAGCCTTTTTACAATGTGATGTTCAGGAATTTAACAGAGTTCTTTGTGAGAAACTTGAAAAAAGAATGGAG AGAACTGTTGTGGAAGGAGAAATACGAAAATTATTTGAAGGGCATCACATGAACATTATAGAATGCATCGATGTTGACTACAGATCTTGCAGAATAGAGTCATTTTATG ATCTTCAGCTTGATGTAAAGGGTTGTCATGATGTATATGATTCCTTTGATAAATATGTTGCTGTTGAATATCTGGAAGGcgaaaataaatatcatgctgaACATTATGGTTTGCAG GATGCTAAAAAGGGGGTCTTATTTAGAGATTTTCCACCAGTTCTCCAACTTCATTTAAAACGGTTTGAGTATGATTTTGTGCAGAACATCATGGTGAAG ATAAATGACTGCTATGAATTCCCTCTTCAACTTGATCTGGACATAGAAAACTATAAATACTTATCTCCTGAGGCTGAAAAAAGCGTACGCAACCTTTACACACTTTACAG TGTATTGGTCCACAGAGGTGATGTGCATGGTGGGCACTATTATGCTTTTATAAGGCCAGCTCTTTCTAGTCAGTG GTATAGATTTGATGATGAGCATGTGACAAAAGAAGACATGAGAAAGGCTTTAGAAGGGCTGTATGGTGGTGAAGAAGAA ATTACCCCAGGCATTATTAATGCCTTAAAAGTCCCTTTTAAGTTTACGAAGAATTCAAATGCTTATATGCTGGTGTATGTACGTGAAAGCGACAAGGATAAAATAATGTGTAGCGTTGATGAGAAGGACGTTGCTGAGCATCTGAGG GAGAGGTTGAAGAGAGAACTGGAAAAAAAAGAACAacagaagaaagaaaaagaagatgAAAGGTTGAAGAGAGAACAAGAAAAAAACGAACACAAGAAAGAAAAACAAGATAAAAGGTTGAAGAGAGAACAAGAAAAAACTGAACAACagaagaaagaagaagaaaatgcaCATCTGTACACTATTGTAAAG GTCACAAGTGATGATGATTTTGCTGAGCAGATTGGAAGAACTGTATTTTTTGATTTAGTGGATCATGACAAAGTCAAAGGTTTTCGTGTTCTGAAGTCGACGCCATTTAGCGTTTTTAAT GAGGAGGTTGCAAAAGAATTTGGTGTTCCAGTTCAGTTACAGAGGTTTTGGCTGTGGACAAAGCGCGAGAACGGCACATATCGTCCTGCCCAGCCATTGACACACCTGGAGGAAACAAAAACT ATTGAACAGTTGATGGAAGTATTATCATGTGAGGTTAAGACAGCTGAGCTGAACTTATTCTTAGATCTTGGACAG GACTTGAGGCAAATCCCTCTCCCTAATAAGACCGAAGATGACATTTTGCTATTCTTCAAGCTTTATGATCCAGAAACTGAAGACCTAAG ATATGCTGGAAGACTTTATGTGAAGGGCATTGGCACACCAGCAGATATCCTGACTGAGCTAAATAAAATGGCAGGCTATGCTCCTGATGAAGAGATCAAACTATTTAAG GAAATAAAGTTTGAACCTACTGTCATCTGTGAATGCATCAACATGAAACTTACATTTAAAGCTTCCCAG CTTGTGGATGGggacattgtttgctttcaAAAGTCTATTTCTGTCGAAACTTGTCAGCTAATTCAATGTCCAGATGTTCCAACATTTTTGGAGCTCCAGCATAATCTCCAA GTTGTTCATTTTAGGTCCCTAAATAAGCCAAAGGACAATAAATTCAGCTTGCAACT ATCAAGGCTTGATACATATGATGAAGTTGTAGGAAGCGTAGCTCAGCGTCTTGGAGTAAATGATCCATCCAAAATCCGGCTTACATCACAAGATCTTTCCACTCAGCTGCCAAAACCTTATCACGTAAAGTATCGTGGAGTTGATAACTTGTTAGAGATGCTGCTCAATGACAATCAC ATTTCTGATATATTGTATTATGAAATATTGGATATGTATATGCCAGAATTACAAGGTCTAAGAACTCTTAAAATAGCTTTCTTTCATGCAGCGAACAACGAC ATGGATATTAACAGTTTGAGACTGCCAAAGGAAAGCACTGTGGGTGATATTCTTCATTGTCTTAGGATGACG GTTGAGTTATCTCATCCAAATGCAGAGCTAAGATTGATAGAAGTGTTCATGCACAAGATCTACAAG ATCTTTGCAGTCAATGAAAGCATAGAGAGCATAAATGACAATTATGGGACATTACGAGCAGAGGAG ATTTGTGAAGAAGAGAAAAGTCTCGGTCCACTTGATTGCTTGATTCGTGTATACCACTTCAAATCTGTGGAAATTGAGAAACAAATG CAAATCCATAACTTTGGTGTGCCATTTTTGTTGGTCATTCACGAGAATGAAGTTTTATCTCATGTCAAAATTCGTGTACAGAAGAAGTTAAATGTACCAGATGATGAATTATCTAAG TGGAAATTTGCTTTTGTGTCTGATGGTCGGGCAGAATACCTCCAGGATTCAGACATTTTGTTCAGTCGTTTCCAG AATTGTGGCAGCAGTGTTTATTGTGAGCGGCATCTTGGGTTGGAGCACTTACCTCTGGTGAAAAATCAGG ACCTCCTTCATCTGAGAAGCCTGTGA
- the LOC142553595 gene encoding ubiquitin C-terminal hydrolase 12-like isoform X1, producing the protein MTAMYSPPHDKFWQLEDVDSLSSESGLEEETTPEEAGDVIGNCYGAPKETGNAAGNRTKDSCTTKFTWRIENVSRLQVNRLYSETFEVGDYKWRILIFLRGNKVDYLSVYLAVADSTILPSRWSRYVQFSFAIVNQVDHKHSIRKGTSQQFNAGVRDWGFESFMPLSKLYNPNRGYLYNDTIVVEAEVTAEEAIGYIFCDSKKETGYVGLKNQGATCYMNSLLQTLYHIPYFRKVVYHMPTTVHDKPSTSIPMALQSLFYKLQYSDENVSTKELTKSFGWDTNEAFLQCDVQEFNRVLCEKLEKRMERTVVEGEIRKLFEGHHMNIIECIDVDYRSCRIESFYDLQLDVKGCHDVYDSFDKYVAVEYLEGENKYHAEHYGLQDAKKGVLFRDFPPVLQLHLKRFEYDFVQNIMVKINDCYEFPLQLDLDIENYKYLSPEAEKSVRNLYTLYSVLVHRGDVHGGHYYAFIRPALSSQWYRFDDEHVTKEDMRKALEGLYGGEEEHLMQITPGIINALKVPFKFTKNSNAYMLVYVRESDKDKIMCSVDEKDVAEHLRERLKRELEKKEQQKKEKEDERLKREQEKNEHKKEKQDKRLKREQEKTEQQKKEEENAHLYTIVKVTSDDDFAEQIGRTVFFDLVDHDKVKGFRVLKSTPFSVFNEEVAKEFGVPVQLQRFWLWTKRENGTYRPAQPLTHLEETKTIEQLMEVLSCEVKTAELNLFLDLGQDLRQIPLPNKTEDDILLFFKLYDPETEDLRYAGRLYVKGIGTPADILTELNKMAGYAPDEEIKLFKEIKFEPTVICECINMKLTFKASQLVDGDIVCFQKSISVETCQLIQCPDVPTFLELQHNLQVVHFRSLNKPKDNKFSLQLSRLDTYDEVVGSVAQRLGVNDPSKIRLTSQDLSTQLPKPYHVKYRGVDNLLEMLLNDNHISDILYYEILDMYMPELQGLRTLKIAFFHAANNDMDINSLRLPKESTVGDILHCLRMTVELSHPNAELRLIEVFMHKIYKIFAVNESIESINDNYGTLRAEEICEEEKSLGPLDCLIRVYHFKSVEIEKQMQIHNFGVPFLLVIHENEVLSHVKIRVQKKLNVPDDELSKWKFAFVSDGRAEYLQDSDILFSRFQNCGSSVYCERHLGLEHLPLVKNQDLLHLRSL; encoded by the exons ATGACAGCCATGTATTCTCCGCCGCACGATAAG TTTTGGCAGCTAGAAGATGTGGACTCATTGTCTTCGGAATCTGGTTTGGAGGAAGAGACTACGCCTGAGGAAGCTGGCGACGTAATTGGAAATTGCTATGGAG CACCCAAAGAAACAGGTAATGCAGCAGGAAACCGAACAAAGGATTCTTGTACAACCAAGTTCACTTGGAGGATTGAAAATGTTTCTAGGTTGCAAGTGAATAGGCTCTACTCTGAAACTTTTGAAGTTGGTGATTATAAATG GAGGATTCTTATTTTTTTGAGGGGCAACAAAGTTGATTATCTGTCCGTGTATCTGGCTGTTGCTGATTCTACTATTTTACCATCTCGCTGGAGTAGATACGTTCAGTTCAGTTTCGCCATTGTTAATCAAGTTGATCACAAACACTCCATCAGAAAAG GTACATCACAACAGTTCAATGCTGGAGTACGAGATTGGGGTTTTGAATCCTTTATGCCACTCAGTAAGCTTTATAATCCAAATAGAGGTTATCTTTACAATGATACCATTGTTGTTGAAGCTGAGGTCACTGCCGAGGAAGCCATAGGTTACATCTTCTGTGACTCAAAGAAGGAAACTGGTTACGTAGGACTAAAAAACCAAGGGGCTACTTGTTATATGAACTCTCTTCTGCAAACTTTATACCATATTCCCTATTTCAGAAAG GTTGTGTATCACATGCCAACTACTGTTCATGATAAACCATCCACGAGTATCCCTATGGCTCTTCAGAGTTTATTTTACAAGCTTCAATACAGTGATGAAAATGTTTCAACAAAGGAGTTGACCAAATCCTTTGGTTGGGACACAAACGAAGCCTTTTTACAATGTGATGTTCAGGAATTTAACAGAGTTCTTTGTGAGAAACTTGAAAAAAGAATGGAG AGAACTGTTGTGGAAGGAGAAATACGAAAATTATTTGAAGGGCATCACATGAACATTATAGAATGCATCGATGTTGACTACAGATCTTGCAGAATAGAGTCATTTTATG ATCTTCAGCTTGATGTAAAGGGTTGTCATGATGTATATGATTCCTTTGATAAATATGTTGCTGTTGAATATCTGGAAGGcgaaaataaatatcatgctgaACATTATGGTTTGCAG GATGCTAAAAAGGGGGTCTTATTTAGAGATTTTCCACCAGTTCTCCAACTTCATTTAAAACGGTTTGAGTATGATTTTGTGCAGAACATCATGGTGAAG ATAAATGACTGCTATGAATTCCCTCTTCAACTTGATCTGGACATAGAAAACTATAAATACTTATCTCCTGAGGCTGAAAAAAGCGTACGCAACCTTTACACACTTTACAG TGTATTGGTCCACAGAGGTGATGTGCATGGTGGGCACTATTATGCTTTTATAAGGCCAGCTCTTTCTAGTCAGTG GTATAGATTTGATGATGAGCATGTGACAAAAGAAGACATGAGAAAGGCTTTAGAAGGGCTGTATGGTGGTGAAGAAGAA CACTTGATGCAGATTACCCCAGGCATTATTAATGCCTTAAAAGTCCCTTTTAAGTTTACGAAGAATTCAAATGCTTATATGCTGGTGTATGTACGTGAAAGCGACAAGGATAAAATAATGTGTAGCGTTGATGAGAAGGACGTTGCTGAGCATCTGAGG GAGAGGTTGAAGAGAGAACTGGAAAAAAAAGAACAacagaagaaagaaaaagaagatgAAAGGTTGAAGAGAGAACAAGAAAAAAACGAACACAAGAAAGAAAAACAAGATAAAAGGTTGAAGAGAGAACAAGAAAAAACTGAACAACagaagaaagaagaagaaaatgcaCATCTGTACACTATTGTAAAG GTCACAAGTGATGATGATTTTGCTGAGCAGATTGGAAGAACTGTATTTTTTGATTTAGTGGATCATGACAAAGTCAAAGGTTTTCGTGTTCTGAAGTCGACGCCATTTAGCGTTTTTAAT GAGGAGGTTGCAAAAGAATTTGGTGTTCCAGTTCAGTTACAGAGGTTTTGGCTGTGGACAAAGCGCGAGAACGGCACATATCGTCCTGCCCAGCCATTGACACACCTGGAGGAAACAAAAACT ATTGAACAGTTGATGGAAGTATTATCATGTGAGGTTAAGACAGCTGAGCTGAACTTATTCTTAGATCTTGGACAG GACTTGAGGCAAATCCCTCTCCCTAATAAGACCGAAGATGACATTTTGCTATTCTTCAAGCTTTATGATCCAGAAACTGAAGACCTAAG ATATGCTGGAAGACTTTATGTGAAGGGCATTGGCACACCAGCAGATATCCTGACTGAGCTAAATAAAATGGCAGGCTATGCTCCTGATGAAGAGATCAAACTATTTAAG GAAATAAAGTTTGAACCTACTGTCATCTGTGAATGCATCAACATGAAACTTACATTTAAAGCTTCCCAG CTTGTGGATGGggacattgtttgctttcaAAAGTCTATTTCTGTCGAAACTTGTCAGCTAATTCAATGTCCAGATGTTCCAACATTTTTGGAGCTCCAGCATAATCTCCAA GTTGTTCATTTTAGGTCCCTAAATAAGCCAAAGGACAATAAATTCAGCTTGCAACT ATCAAGGCTTGATACATATGATGAAGTTGTAGGAAGCGTAGCTCAGCGTCTTGGAGTAAATGATCCATCCAAAATCCGGCTTACATCACAAGATCTTTCCACTCAGCTGCCAAAACCTTATCACGTAAAGTATCGTGGAGTTGATAACTTGTTAGAGATGCTGCTCAATGACAATCAC ATTTCTGATATATTGTATTATGAAATATTGGATATGTATATGCCAGAATTACAAGGTCTAAGAACTCTTAAAATAGCTTTCTTTCATGCAGCGAACAACGAC ATGGATATTAACAGTTTGAGACTGCCAAAGGAAAGCACTGTGGGTGATATTCTTCATTGTCTTAGGATGACG GTTGAGTTATCTCATCCAAATGCAGAGCTAAGATTGATAGAAGTGTTCATGCACAAGATCTACAAG ATCTTTGCAGTCAATGAAAGCATAGAGAGCATAAATGACAATTATGGGACATTACGAGCAGAGGAG ATTTGTGAAGAAGAGAAAAGTCTCGGTCCACTTGATTGCTTGATTCGTGTATACCACTTCAAATCTGTGGAAATTGAGAAACAAATG CAAATCCATAACTTTGGTGTGCCATTTTTGTTGGTCATTCACGAGAATGAAGTTTTATCTCATGTCAAAATTCGTGTACAGAAGAAGTTAAATGTACCAGATGATGAATTATCTAAG TGGAAATTTGCTTTTGTGTCTGATGGTCGGGCAGAATACCTCCAGGATTCAGACATTTTGTTCAGTCGTTTCCAG AATTGTGGCAGCAGTGTTTATTGTGAGCGGCATCTTGGGTTGGAGCACTTACCTCTGGTGAAAAATCAGG ACCTCCTTCATCTGAGAAGCCTGTGA
- the LOC142553596 gene encoding uncharacterized protein LOC142553596 has protein sequence MGLTGRREFLMLIVYIVVLCLLASFTDAEYLKYKDPKQPLSVRILDLVGRMTVEEKIGQMIQIGREVATPDVMNKHFIGSVLSGGGSVPAPKASAEAWVNMVNEIQKGALSTRLGIPMIYGIDAVHGHNNVYKATIFPHNVGLGVTRDPNLAKRIGAATALEVRATGIPYVFAPCIAVCRDPRWGRCYESYSEDHRIVQAMTEIIPGLQGELPANSRKGVPFVSGKTKVAACAKHFVGDGGTVRGVDESNTVIDYKGLLGIHMPAYFDSVQKGVATVMVSYSSWNGKKMHANRDLITGFLKNKLNFRGFVISDWQGIDRITNPPHANYSYSIQAGVLAGIDMVMLPNNFAEFISDLTSLVKSNAIPMSRIDDAVKRILRVKFVMGLFENPIADLSLANQLGSQEHRELAREAVRKSLVLLKNGKVASQPLLPLSKNAPKILVAGSHADNLGNQCGGWTIEWQGVKGNDLTVGTTILTAIKNTVGPSTKVIYNENPDANFVKTNGFSYAIVVVGEFPYAEMFGDSANLNIAEPGPSTIRNVCGAVKCVVVVISGRPVVIEPYVAGIDALVAAWLPGTEGQGVADTLFGDYGFSGKLARTWFKSVDQLPMNVGDPHYDPLFPFGFGLTTQPRRGN, from the exons ATGGGGTTGACTGGACGAAGGGAGTTTTTGATGCTCATTGTGTATATTGTGGTGCTATGCTTGCTGGCTAGTTTTACAGATGCGGAATACTTGAAATATAAAGACCCGAAACAGCCATTGAGCGTTAGAATCCTTGATTTGGTGGGGAGAATGACcgttgaagaaaagattggacAGATGATACAGATTGGGAGGGAAGTTGCCACCCCCGATGTCATGAACAAACATTTCATAG GGAGTGTGTTGAGTGGTGGAGGGAGTGTTCCAGCGCCTAAGGCCTCTGCAGAGGCATGGGTGAACATGGTGAATGAGATTCAAAAGGGAGCACTTTCGACCCGACTTGGAATTCCTAtgatttatgggattgatgctGTTCATGGCCACAACAATGTGTATAAAGCCACCATTTTCCCTCACAATGTTGGGCTTGGAGTCACCAG AGATCCAAATCTTGCGAAGAGAATAGGAGCTGCCACCGCACTCGAAGTCAGGGCTACTGGAATTCCCTATGTCTTTGCTCCTTGCATTGCG GTCTGCCGTGATCCGAGATGGGGTCGATGTTACGAAAGCTACAGTGAAGATCATAGGATTGTTCAAGCCATGACTGAGATCATACCAGGTTTACAAGGCGAGCTACCAGCTAACTCTCGCAAGGGCGTTCCATTTGTTTCTGGGAA GACTAAAGTTGCAGCCTGTGCAAAACACTTTGTCGGGGATGGGGGCACGGTTCGGGGTGTCGATGAAAGCAATACCGTGATTGATTATAAAGGGTTGCTTGGCATCCACATGCCTGCTTACTTCGATTCAGTTCAAAAGGGTGTCGCCACGGTTATGGTGTCTTACTCAAGCTGGAATGGCAAGAAAATGCATGCGAACCGCGATCTTATTACCGGCTTTCTTAAGAACAAGCTTAATTTTAGG gggtttgtcatatcAGATTGGCAAGGGATTGACAGGATTACAAATCCTCCTCATGCAAACTATTCATATTCTATTCAAGCTGGAGTTCTTGCTGGAATCGACATG GTCATGCTCCCGAATAATTTTGCCGAGTTTATATCTGATCTAACTTCCCTAGTGAAAAGCAATGCTATCCCCATGAGTAGAATTGATGATGCTGTGAAAAGGATACTACGGGTCAAGTTCGTTATGGGGCTATTCGAGAACCCCATTGCTGACCTCAGCCTGGCGAACCAACTTGGCAGTCAG GAGCATCGAGAGTTGGCGAGGGAAGCGGTGAGAAAATCACTTGTTCTTTTGAAGAATGGAAAAGTTGCTAGTCAACCATTGCTTCCCCTTTCAAAAAATGCGCCAAAAATACTAGTAGCCGGAAGCCATGCTGATAACCTAGGAAACCAATGTGGAGGCTGGACTATAGAATGGCAGGGTGTAAAGGGCAATGACCTCACAGTTG GAACTACGATATTAACCGCTATAAAAAATACAGTCGGCCCTTCTACGAAAGTTATATATAACGAGAATCCGGACGCAAACTTTGTGAAAACCAACGGGTTCTCTTATGCTATTGTAGTCGTGGGTGAGTTTCCCTATGCAGAGATGTTTGGTGACAGTGCGAACCTTAATATAGCCGAACCTGGTCCGAGTACTATCAGGAATGTCTGTGGAGCTGTAAAGTGTGTGGTTGTCGTTATCTCAGGGCGACCTGTTGTGATCGAGCCTTATGTGGCAGGAATAGATGCACTAGTGGCAGCCTGGCTTCCTGGAACCGAGGGTCAGGGTGTGGCTGATACCCTGTTTGGCGACTATGGGTTCTCGGGGAAGCTGGCTCGGACGTGGTTCAAGTCAGTGGACCAGCTTCCTATGAATGTGGGTGATCCACATTATGATCCTCTTTTCCCATTTGGATTTGGCCTCACTACTCAACCAAGAAGAGGGAATTGA